A genomic region of Pseudomonas abietaniphila contains the following coding sequences:
- a CDS encoding BRO-N domain-containing protein, with protein sequence MSNSLTPTTFHRHNRPLRTLLLESQVWFCARDMGRLMGWPLNDRTTRKLDADQRRFVTLVDACGEENELMISESGVYTMLVHHYHAENRALRQWITNEVVPCLRDEGIAPDAISPCLSYLQWPGLSVSLLHWRSEPWIRLRDMPKVLTVDERRGHEVALESRASWWRLAVQVLRLG encoded by the coding sequence ATGAGTAATTCACTAACCCCTACCACCTTCCACCGCCACAATCGCCCTCTGCGCACCCTTCTCCTCGAATCCCAAGTCTGGTTCTGTGCCCGCGACATGGGTCGCCTCATGGGCTGGCCCTTGAACGATCGTACGACGCGCAAGCTGGATGCGGATCAACGCCGGTTCGTCACGCTAGTGGATGCGTGTGGCGAGGAAAACGAGTTGATGATCAGCGAATCAGGCGTCTACACGATGTTGGTGCATCACTATCACGCCGAGAATCGCGCTTTGCGGCAGTGGATTACCAATGAGGTGGTACCGTGTCTGCGGGATGAAGGGATAGCGCCGGACGCGATCAGCCCTTGTTTGAGCTATTTGCAGTGGCCTGGGCTGTCGGTGAGCCTGTTGCACTGGCGCAGCGAGCCGTGGATTCGGTTGCGGGATATGCCGAAGGTGTTGACGGTGGATGAGAGGCGGGGTCATGAGGTGGCGCTTGAATCGCGCGCGTCTTGGTGGCGGCTGGCAGTGCAGGTTTTGCGATTGGGGTGA
- the dcm gene encoding DNA (cytosine-5-)-methyltransferase, with protein sequence MNLFETIPTDFHSLGHSAPSPDPHPAEDMALLHKLLEIYDQGQLAAKLHEIGSSHCRETINRWVKGKASPRLSHREFKHLESLLPEKPTTKTSFTFIDLFAGIGGIRKGFEAIGGECVFTSEWNPFAVRTYKANHYCDPVHHRFNQDIRTVTLSDRPDVSEDEAYHNIDREIPDHDVLLAGFPCQPFSLAGVSKKNSLGRKHGFECETQGTLFFDVARIIAAKKPAAFLLENVKNLKSHDKGNTFRIICEALDELGYEVADVNAPKGADPKVIDARHFLPQHRERIVLVGFRRDLNVHGGFTLKDIDKLIPRQRPTFGDLLDKEVDDKYILTPKLWDYLYRYAEKHRQKGNGFGFGLTRAHDVARTLSARYHKDGSEILVDRGFSEDQDFNSELNQQNRPRRLTPHECSRLMGFDKPGESKFVIPVSDTQAYRQFGNSVAVPVFEAVARLMKDRILRAKAKNEEHRPQLEFALPA encoded by the coding sequence ATGAATCTTTTTGAAACGATACCCACAGATTTTCACTCATTGGGCCATTCCGCTCCGTCACCTGATCCACATCCTGCCGAAGACATGGCGCTTCTTCACAAACTGCTGGAAATTTACGATCAAGGCCAGTTGGCAGCAAAACTCCATGAGATCGGTTCCTCTCATTGCCGTGAAACCATAAATCGCTGGGTCAAGGGGAAAGCGTCGCCTCGGCTGTCGCACCGGGAATTCAAGCACCTTGAATCGCTGTTGCCTGAGAAGCCAACGACCAAAACCTCGTTTACGTTTATCGATCTGTTCGCGGGAATAGGTGGCATTCGCAAAGGTTTTGAGGCGATTGGTGGTGAGTGTGTTTTCACCTCTGAGTGGAACCCGTTCGCTGTGAGAACCTATAAAGCAAATCACTATTGCGACCCGGTCCATCATCGATTCAACCAAGATATCCGCACAGTGACTCTGTCTGATCGACCTGACGTTAGTGAGGACGAGGCCTATCACAACATCGATCGGGAAATTCCTGATCACGATGTTCTGCTCGCTGGTTTTCCTTGTCAGCCGTTTTCTTTGGCAGGCGTGTCCAAAAAGAATTCTCTCGGTCGCAAGCATGGTTTTGAGTGCGAGACGCAAGGCACTCTGTTTTTCGACGTAGCGAGAATTATCGCCGCCAAAAAACCCGCCGCGTTTTTACTGGAAAACGTCAAAAACTTGAAAAGCCATGATAAAGGCAACACTTTCCGCATTATCTGCGAGGCGTTAGACGAGCTTGGCTATGAGGTTGCGGACGTCAACGCACCCAAGGGGGCAGACCCTAAGGTCATCGACGCAAGGCATTTCTTGCCGCAGCATCGTGAACGAATTGTCTTGGTCGGCTTTCGCCGTGATCTGAATGTCCATGGCGGTTTCACATTAAAAGATATCGACAAGCTCATTCCCAGGCAGCGACCTACCTTCGGTGATCTGCTGGACAAAGAAGTGGACGACAAATACATCCTCACGCCGAAGCTGTGGGATTACCTTTACAGGTACGCCGAGAAGCATCGGCAGAAGGGTAACGGCTTTGGCTTCGGCTTGACCCGGGCTCACGATGTTGCACGTACGCTGTCCGCTCGTTATCACAAAGACGGTTCAGAAATTCTGGTGGACCGTGGGTTCTCGGAAGATCAGGACTTCAACAGCGAGTTGAATCAGCAGAACCGGCCGCGCAGGCTTACCCCGCATGAATGCTCCCGGCTGATGGGGTTCGACAAACCGGGTGAGAGCAAATTCGTCATCCCCGTTTCGGATACCCAAGCCTATCGGCAATTTGGTAACTCGGTTGCGGTTCCGGTTTTTGAGGCCGTGGCTAGATTGATGAAGGACCGAATCCTTCGCGCCAAGGCCAAAAACGAAGAGCATCGTCCTCAGCTGGAATTTGCCCTGCCTGCCTAA
- a CDS encoding putative adenosine monophosphate-protein transferase Fic: protein MTLDKYGTGQDPYCFPDTAILRNRFGIHDEQILAEAERALSEVAADSIDFAPPPYDLAYLQQIHHRLFSDLYDWAGQLRIVDISRNDTHFCVTSRIEPEANKLFKMLADANGFQGLDRVNLINACAELFGDLNVVHPFREGNGRAQRILFEHIIVNAGYEISWWPVQPAEWIQANIDAVGCDYEGLVRVFEQCVGQAIRS, encoded by the coding sequence GTGACGCTCGACAAATACGGCACCGGCCAAGATCCCTATTGCTTTCCCGATACAGCGATCCTGCGTAACCGTTTCGGAATCCATGACGAACAGATCCTGGCTGAAGCTGAACGCGCGCTTTCCGAAGTAGCAGCCGATTCCATCGACTTTGCACCGCCGCCCTACGATCTCGCCTACCTCCAGCAAATCCATCACAGGCTATTTTCAGACTTGTACGATTGGGCAGGCCAACTGCGCATCGTCGACATTTCCAGGAATGACACCCACTTTTGCGTCACCAGCCGCATCGAGCCCGAAGCCAACAAACTGTTCAAGATGCTTGCCGACGCCAACGGTTTTCAGGGCCTGGACCGCGTCAATCTGATCAACGCCTGCGCGGAACTGTTCGGCGACCTGAACGTGGTTCATCCCTTCCGCGAAGGCAATGGCCGTGCACAACGGATCCTGTTCGAACACATCATCGTCAACGCAGGGTATGAAATCAGTTGGTGGCCGGTCCAGCCCGCCGAATGGATACAAGCCAATATCGACGCCGTGGGATGTGATTATGAGGGGCTGGTGAGGGTGTTCGAGCAGTGTGTGGGTCAGGCAATCCGTAGCTGA
- a CDS encoding type II restriction endonuclease — protein MGFHPEWSEISTLVNESKSIFIKKLSRNDTSWADDPKNGHQNGFFIPRATAESDFFPVLTSSNPEKPHIFDIKYPTFWPASGELKTSTIKHFSKRHPGDIEKERPRYEWQHTGVPREQFQSLNPASLLLVGKLKETKAGAEYWVIVVDSVSEEAEIIETVFKLESDFHFGTFDPALLIEPASDTDLLIAELTQAIHDRTLEQFIKQQTLPSPELLAGQAQAKWLADNKFDDMNPFSLPEPGNAVMRISRDIEYSIYKQAELRIRTAQVAKLLLHGVGDPVTNLVRGFSELDSIFLSAAQTRKSRAGLSFEHHVGRLFRDGRIRHEAQVVFGGRRPDFVLPGVKALNTNGDAIIVSLKTTLRERWKQLALEKPLGAIFLATVDDRISGEAIDEMERNSIHLVVPESLKKAKEKETAYSAYENVITFKQFFDIEVNLKRPSLVLPL, from the coding sequence ATGGGTTTCCATCCCGAATGGAGCGAGATTTCTACACTGGTCAATGAGAGCAAGAGCATCTTCATCAAGAAGCTGTCTCGCAATGATACCTCGTGGGCCGACGACCCAAAGAATGGTCATCAGAATGGTTTTTTCATCCCTCGCGCTACGGCAGAATCTGATTTCTTTCCGGTGCTAACAAGCTCAAACCCTGAAAAACCGCACATCTTCGACATTAAATATCCGACGTTTTGGCCAGCCTCAGGAGAGCTGAAGACGTCCACAATCAAGCACTTCTCGAAACGTCACCCTGGCGACATAGAGAAGGAAAGGCCAAGATATGAGTGGCAGCACACAGGTGTTCCCCGTGAGCAATTCCAGTCACTCAACCCGGCATCGTTACTTCTTGTTGGAAAGCTGAAGGAAACAAAAGCCGGGGCTGAATACTGGGTCATCGTCGTGGATTCTGTGAGCGAAGAAGCGGAGATAATCGAGACTGTATTCAAACTCGAGTCCGACTTTCATTTCGGCACGTTCGACCCGGCCCTGCTTATAGAACCTGCGTCAGACACCGATCTGCTCATCGCAGAACTGACGCAGGCGATCCACGATAGAACTCTGGAGCAATTCATCAAGCAGCAGACGCTGCCTTCCCCGGAATTGCTGGCAGGACAGGCACAGGCCAAATGGCTGGCAGATAATAAATTCGATGACATGAATCCGTTTTCCCTTCCCGAGCCTGGTAACGCAGTCATGCGTATCAGCCGAGATATCGAGTACTCCATCTATAAACAGGCTGAATTGCGAATCAGGACGGCGCAAGTTGCCAAGCTACTGCTTCACGGCGTCGGCGATCCTGTGACCAACCTGGTGCGAGGTTTTTCCGAACTGGATTCAATTTTTCTCAGCGCAGCCCAGACACGAAAAAGCAGAGCTGGCCTATCGTTTGAACATCACGTGGGCAGGCTTTTCAGGGATGGCCGGATTCGCCATGAAGCTCAGGTGGTCTTCGGTGGCCGCCGTCCGGATTTCGTACTGCCGGGAGTCAAAGCGCTGAACACCAATGGTGATGCAATCATCGTCTCGTTGAAGACTACCTTGCGCGAACGGTGGAAACAGCTGGCATTGGAGAAACCACTCGGAGCAATTTTCCTGGCCACAGTCGACGACAGAATATCAGGCGAGGCCATCGACGAAATGGAACGAAATTCCATTCACCTCGTTGTGCCTGAGTCCCTTAAGAAAGCTAAAGAGAAAGAAACTGCCTACTCGGCATACGAGAACGTAATCACTTTCAAGCAGTTCTTCGACATTGAGGTAAATCTGAAACGCCCCTCGTTGGTCCTCCCGCTGTAG
- a CDS encoding ribonucleotide-diphosphate reductase subunit beta, whose protein sequence is MLSWDEFDKEDAAEPAKGANAGHASEAAMDKLDSAGGAAALEARAANANDSAAVARAKAALNKLDIAEGLAELEGSAARVAVDEKRMINCRADLNQLVPFKYDWAWQKYLDGCANHWMPQEVNMTADIAVWRNPEGLTDDERRIVMRNLGFFSTADSLVANNLALAVYRLITNPECRQYILRQAFEEAIHTHAYQYCIESLGMDEGEIFNMYHEIPSVAKKAAWGLKYTRAISDPEFNTGTVETDKELLRNLIAYYCVLEGIFFYCGFTQILSMGRRNKMTGVAEQFQYILRDESMHLNFGIDVINQIKIENPHLWDAELKEEASQMILQGTQLEIEYARDTMPRGVLGMNAAMMEDYLKFIANRRLSQIGLKEEYPGTTNPFPWMSEIMDLKKEKNFFETRVIEYQTGGALSWD, encoded by the coding sequence ATGCTGAGCTGGGACGAATTCGACAAAGAAGACGCCGCTGAACCCGCCAAAGGCGCCAACGCCGGCCACGCTTCTGAAGCTGCCATGGACAAACTCGACAGCGCCGGTGGTGCTGCCGCGCTGGAAGCACGCGCTGCCAACGCCAACGACTCTGCCGCCGTGGCCCGCGCCAAGGCTGCCCTGAACAAACTCGACATCGCCGAAGGTCTGGCCGAACTCGAAGGCTCCGCTGCCCGCGTTGCCGTCGACGAAAAGCGCATGATCAACTGCCGCGCCGACCTCAACCAACTCGTGCCTTTCAAGTACGACTGGGCCTGGCAGAAATACCTGGACGGCTGCGCAAACCACTGGATGCCGCAAGAAGTCAACATGACCGCCGACATCGCCGTATGGCGTAACCCGGAAGGCCTGACCGACGACGAACGCCGTATCGTCATGCGCAACCTCGGCTTCTTCTCCACCGCCGACTCCCTGGTTGCCAACAACCTCGCGCTGGCCGTGTATCGCCTCATCACCAACCCTGAATGCCGCCAGTACATCCTGCGCCAGGCCTTCGAGGAAGCGATCCACACCCACGCCTACCAGTACTGCATCGAATCGCTGGGCATGGACGAAGGCGAGATCTTCAACATGTACCACGAGATCCCGTCGGTCGCTAAAAAAGCGGCCTGGGGCCTCAAATACACCCGCGCCATCTCCGACCCGGAATTCAACACCGGCACCGTCGAGACCGACAAAGAACTGCTGCGCAACCTGATCGCCTACTACTGCGTTCTGGAAGGCATCTTCTTCTACTGCGGCTTCACCCAGATCCTCTCCATGGGCCGCCGCAACAAAATGACCGGCGTCGCAGAACAGTTCCAATACATCCTGCGCGACGAGTCCATGCACCTGAACTTCGGCATCGACGTGATCAACCAGATCAAAATCGAAAACCCACACCTGTGGGACGCCGAACTGAAGGAAGAAGCCAGCCAGATGATTCTGCAAGGCACCCAGCTCGAGATCGAATACGCCCGCGACACCATGCCTCGCGGCGTACTGGGCATGAACGCAGCGATGATGGAGGACTACCTCAAATTCATCGCCAACCGTCGCCTGTCGCAGATCGGTCTGAAGGAAGAGTACCCAGGGACCACCAACCCGTTCCCATGGATGAGCGAGATCATGGACTTGAAGAAAGAGAAGAACTTCTTTGAGACGCGCGTGATTGAGTATCAGACAGGTGGGGCTTTGAGCTGGGATTGA
- a CDS encoding YhfG family protein: protein MPTPSLEAKKAYCAKTRKSNYAASLRLEGFPSTPADAERPLLTREELLKIYSGKKA, encoded by the coding sequence ATGCCAACTCCCTCTCTCGAAGCCAAAAAGGCCTATTGCGCCAAAACGCGCAAATCCAACTACGCTGCCAGCCTGCGCCTGGAAGGTTTCCCCAGCACACCCGCTGATGCTGAACGTCCTCTCCTCACTCGAGAAGAACTGTTGAAAATCTACAGTGGCAAAAAGGCGTGA
- a CDS encoding very short patch repair endonuclease, whose product MTDVVDAATRSRMMSGIKGKNTSPEILIRKALHGRGFRFRIHADELPGKPDLVLPKHKAAVFVHGCFWHGHRCRFFKVPQTRSDFWLEKIGKNRMRDDQQIATLRASGWRVLVIWECAVRSMKKQKSTALVDLIAEWLTSKCEYFQMDEDGLESGALHIELAAPLRLKP is encoded by the coding sequence TTGACCGACGTAGTAGATGCGGCAACCCGCTCCCGGATGATGTCCGGTATAAAAGGCAAAAACACCTCTCCCGAAATCCTCATTCGTAAAGCTTTGCACGGCAGAGGTTTTCGCTTTCGAATTCATGCTGATGAGCTCCCCGGAAAGCCCGATCTTGTGCTGCCCAAACACAAGGCAGCGGTCTTCGTTCACGGGTGCTTTTGGCACGGACATCGTTGCCGCTTCTTCAAGGTCCCTCAGACACGGTCTGATTTCTGGCTTGAGAAGATCGGCAAAAATCGTATGCGAGATGATCAGCAGATCGCGACCTTGCGCGCTTCCGGCTGGAGGGTCCTTGTGATCTGGGAATGTGCCGTGCGGTCAATGAAAAAGCAAAAGAGTACGGCGCTGGTCGACCTCATAGCGGAATGGCTTACCAGCAAATGTGAATACTTCCAGATGGACGAGGATGGCTTGGAGTCGGGTGCTTTGCACATCGAGTTGGCTGCACCGTTAAGGCTCAAGCCATGA